The Apodemus sylvaticus chromosome 5, mApoSyl1.1, whole genome shotgun sequence genome has a segment encoding these proteins:
- the Gpr21 gene encoding probable G-protein coupled receptor 21, with amino-acid sequence MNSTWDGNQSSHPFCLLALGYLETVRFCVVEVLIIVFLTVLIISGNIVVIFVFHCAPLLNHHSTSYFIQTMAYADLLVGVSCLVPSLSLLYYPLPMEEAMTCQVFGFVVSVLKSISMASLACISIDRYIAITKPLTYNTLVTPWRLRLCIFLIWLYSTLVFLPSFFHWGKPGYHGDVFQWCAESWHTNSYFTLFIVMMLYAPAALIVCFTYFNIFRICQQHTKEISERQARFSSQNGETGEAQTCPDKRYAMVLFRITSVFYVLWLPYIIYFLLESSTGCSSRLASFLTTWLAISNSFCNCIIYSLSNSVFQHGLKGLSGSVCTSCASHTTAKDPYTVRSKGPPNGSHI; translated from the coding sequence ATGAACTCCACCTGGGATGGTAATCAGAGCAGCCATCCTTTCTGTCTTCTGGCACTGGGCTACTTGGAGACTGTCAGGTTCTGTGTTGTGGAAGTGCTGATTATTGTCTTTCTAACTGTATTGATTATTTCTGGCAACATCgttgtaatttttgtgtttcactGTGCACCACTGTTGAACCATCATTCTACAAGTTATTTTATCCAGACAATGGCATATGCTGACCTCTTGGTTGGGGTAAGCTGCCTGGTCCCTTCCTTATCActcctctactaccctcttccGATGGAGGAGGCCATGACTTGCCAAGTATTTGGTTTCGTAGTGTCAGTTCTGAAGAGCATCTCTATGGCTTCTCTGGCCTGTATCAGCATTGATAGATATATTGCCATCACTAAGCCTTTAACCTATAATACCCTGGTTACTCCCTGGAGACTACGCCTCTGTATTTTTCTGATTTGGCTGTATTCTACCctggtcttcctgccttccttcttccactggGGTAAACCCGGATATCATGGAGATGTATTTCAGTGGTGTGCAGAGTCCTGGCACACCAACTCCTACTTCACATTGTTCATCGTGATGATGCTGTACGCCCCAGCTGCCCTCATTGTCTGCTTCACGTATTTCAACATTTTCCGCATCTGCCAGCAGCACACAAAAGAAATCAGCGAAAGGCAAGCCCGATTCAGCAGCCAGAATGGGGAGACTGGGGAAGCCCAGACCTGTCCAGATAAGCGCTATGCCATGGTCCTATTCAGAATCACAAGTGTGTTTTATGTCCTCTGGCTGCCGTACATCATCTACTTCTTGCTGGAGAGTTCTACTGGCTGCAGCAGCCGCCTTGCATCCTTCCTGACTACCTGGCTTGCTATTAGTAACAGTTTCTGCAACTGTATCATTTACAGTCTCTCCAACAGTGTTTTCCAACATGGACTAAAGGGCCTTTCAGGGTCTGTGTGTACTTCTTGTGCAAGTCACACCACAGCCAAGGACCCTTACACAGTTAGAAGCAAAGGACCCCCTAATGGATCTCATATCTGA